GGGAAGTAAGCCTTTTCTGCAAAAGGGGGTTGATACGCTACGAAGAACACCGCACATCGATTTAACAAGACTCCTAAAATATACATAGTGGCAGCGGTAAACAACCAGCCAGCAGAACTTCGAACCCGTGATGATAATAACATGAGAAAAGGAACCACTGTCAGGATACCGAACTCGAGCCAGAACATCCGTGATTGGGTCGACCCTTCGAAAAGGTATACATATGTACCTCTGTAAATCATGTCTCCAATTTTCAACACTATATAACTACCCAATAAATAGGGTATAAATTTAGCCAGTGGGGTCAAAATATCCATTTCTGTTTTATGACCAAACGACTTCGATGCAATCATAGACTCAAATATCACCATGGGATATCCAACAGCAATGGCAGAGGCAAGAAAAAACAATGGAGATAGAGGAGACCAATACAATGGATGCATCTTGTAAGGACTAATTACCATCAATGTTCCCAAAGACGACTGATGTAGGCAGGAGAGAACTACACCCGCAATCACAAAAACAAACATGACTTTCCCCAGAATGTTATCTAAGAAGCTGAGAAGCCTGTCTATAGGCTCATTAAAGAAGGAGAGCATTCCAGGAAGGTTTACTTGTCCGATAAAGCGCTCGGTCACCACTGGTAGAAATTCGATATACAACACCGTCAGATATACCATTACACACATGCCGACTTCAAATAAGACCGAATTGCCCTGCCACATCATGGGAAGGGCAGGATGCCATATATTATACCACCTTCCAAGGTCAAACATTAACCCAATCCCGACAAAGGTATACCCCAACATCGCTGTGAGGAGGGCTGGTCTAACAATAGCGTGGAAATGTTCTCTGTGTAAGATATGGGCCAAAAAAGCAGTTGTGAAGCCTCCGGCCGCCAGGGCTACCCCGCTGGCCACGTCCACCCCAATCCACATCCCCCATGGATACTGATCCGTCAAATTTGTTGTAGACCCCAAACCAAATATCATCCTGTACAAACCAAAACTCAGCCCAGTAATCATCAAGGCTATAAGAATTTTTACCCCTGTGGTAAAAAATCTTTTATCAATAGGAGTAGGGGTTTCATGGAAACTCATTTTTCCTGTCCTTCTTCGTTTAATACTGATTTAGATTCTGTCTTTCTTTGTCTCAAGAACCACATGAAACCACCGAGCACAGCGAATAAGGTCAAAGGGGGGATGAAATGCTTAAAAATAGCGTGTTGTATAGGTTCCGTATAACTGGGTGTCGATATATACCCAAACTTGGGGAAATCGATTTTCTCAAAGGGAAGGCTTGACAGGTAAAGCCACGAAGTCCCTCCCAGTTCATGCTCCCCATATAAATGGGGAATATATCGATCAGGATACTTTTCAATCCGCTTCTTAGCGATTTTGATTAATTCTCTTTTCTTTCCAAAAGTCATGACCTCCATAGGGCAAGCCTGAACACATGCAGGTGCTTTACCCTTAGATGTCCTTTTTTCGAAACAAAAAGTGCATTTTCTGACCTGAGGCGTCGTGGCATTATTATATTCATAGGCAGGAACCTGGAAAGGACATGCGGTCATGCAATAACGACATCCTATGCACTTCCATGGGTCATACTTTACTGCCCCATTCGATTCTTTTGTCAGTGCGCCAACGATACAAGCAGATACGCAAGCAGGGTCAGCACAATGCATACACTGGAATTTTACATAAACCGGGTTACCTGAATTCCCTGGATTGTTATAGCGATTAACTACGGTGTAAGAATCGGCAGCCATCCTTCTTTTTTTGTCGAATACTGAATTGTCATTGAAGGATTGGGGAGTCTTTCTTGGTAGTTCTTGATTTATCTGGTTACAAGCCTTTTCACAACTTCGACAGCCAACACACAAGGTTGTGTCAACAAGGACTCCCAAGGAGTCACGGAGGGTGGTAGTTTGCTCACCTGCCCAGACATTCACATCTTTCGCGAATAATGCAATGCCTCCAATTCCTGCTAGTTGTTTTATAAAGTCTCGCCGGTTGATCCCCATATTGTGATATTTCCCTGTTTCTAAAGAGAAGGCTATTGCTTGCTGATCCCAGTTTTTAGCCCCGTCTTTTCTGCATGACATCCAGTGCAATTCATAGGCTCAATTCTCATCTCTTTATGACAACCAAGGCATAGACGATGGTAAGCCCCAAGGAGACCGGGAGTATCTGTTTTCTTAGGTTCCATATTTACACTATGACAGGTGCTGCAAAGGGGGACTTCTTTCTTCGCTTCTAACGGGCTTTTATGATGACACGCAGAACAGATGGTTTTCTGGTCATTGTGGAACTTTTTAGCTAAATTGCTTGAATTAGATATTTCGGTCAATTTTTTGATTATACGGAGATGGGGAAATTTAGCCGGCATGTAATCTCTTTCCATGGTCTTGATGGTTATATCTCCAGACAAATTTGCAGGAAGAAGCTTATTAGGGTTGCCCAGCTTTGAAGCAACCCCAACTTCCTTA
This genomic window from Thermodesulfobacteriota bacterium contains:
- the nrfD gene encoding NrfD/PsrC family molybdoenzyme membrane anchor subunit; translation: MSFHETPTPIDKRFFTTGVKILIALMITGLSFGLYRMIFGLGSTTNLTDQYPWGMWIGVDVASGVALAAGGFTTAFLAHILHREHFHAIVRPALLTAMLGYTFVGIGLMFDLGRWYNIWHPALPMMWQGNSVLFEVGMCVMVYLTVLYIEFLPVVTERFIGQVNLPGMLSFFNEPIDRLLSFLDNILGKVMFVFVIAGVVLSCLHQSSLGTLMVISPYKMHPLYWSPLSPLFFLASAIAVGYPMVIFESMIASKSFGHKTEMDILTPLAKFIPYLLGSYIVLKIGDMIYRGTYVYLFEGSTQSRMFWLEFGILTVVPFLMLLSSRVRSSAGWLFTAATMYILGVLLNRCAVFFVAYQPPFAEKAYFPAIGEFALTIGLIATLMLVYRVFVSILPVIPAPERGAISSDNASIRIKQGI
- the hybA gene encoding hydrogenase 2 operon protein HybA, with the protein product MSCRKDGAKNWDQQAIAFSLETGKYHNMGINRRDFIKQLAGIGGIALFAKDVNVWAGEQTTTLRDSLGVLVDTTLCVGCRSCEKACNQINQELPRKTPQSFNDNSVFDKKRRMAADSYTVVNRYNNPGNSGNPVYVKFQCMHCADPACVSACIVGALTKESNGAVKYDPWKCIGCRYCMTACPFQVPAYEYNNATTPQVRKCTFCFEKRTSKGKAPACVQACPMEVMTFGKKRELIKIAKKRIEKYPDRYIPHLYGEHELGGTSWLYLSSLPFEKIDFPKFGYISTPSYTEPIQHAIFKHFIPPLTLFAVLGGFMWFLRQRKTESKSVLNEEGQEK